Proteins from one Bacteroides zhangwenhongii genomic window:
- the bexA gene encoding multidrug efflux MATE transporter BexA: MKTKYTYKQIWTIAYPILISLIMEQMIGMTDTAFLGRVGEIELGASAIAGVYYLAIFMMAFGFSIGAQILIARRNGEGNYKEIGPIFYQGIYFLLAVAVILFTLSIVFSPHILRNIISSPHIYDAAESYIHWRVYGFFFSFVMVMFRAFFVGTTQTKTLTLNSIVMVLSNVVFNYILIFGKFGFPQLGIAGAAIGSSLAEMVSVIFFIIYTWKRIDCKKYALNILPKFQRKTLKRILNVSVWTMIQNFVSLSTWFMFFLFVEHLGERSLAIANIIRNVSGIPFMIAMAFAATCGSLVSNLIGAGEQDCVRGTIRQHIRIGYVFVLPILVFFCLFPDLILSIYTDMPDLRAASVPSLWVLCSAYLVLVPANVYFQSVSGTGNTRTALAMELCVLAIYVAYATYFILYLKMDVAFSWTTESVYGTFILLFCYQYMKKGNWQKKKI, encoded by the coding sequence ACTTATAAACAAATTTGGACAATAGCCTACCCTATCCTCATCAGTCTGATCATGGAGCAAATGATCGGTATGACGGACACTGCTTTTCTGGGACGTGTCGGGGAAATTGAACTGGGTGCGTCCGCCATTGCCGGTGTATATTATCTGGCTATTTTCATGATGGCATTCGGATTCAGTATCGGTGCGCAAATATTAATTGCCCGCCGTAACGGAGAAGGGAACTACAAGGAAATAGGACCGATCTTCTATCAGGGAATCTATTTCCTGCTGGCTGTTGCCGTCATTCTATTCACGCTGTCCATCGTATTTTCACCACATATTCTAAGGAATATCATTTCGTCACCACATATTTATGATGCAGCCGAAAGTTATATCCATTGGCGTGTATATGGTTTCTTTTTCTCGTTTGTCATGGTGATGTTCCGTGCATTCTTTGTTGGTACGACACAAACAAAGACACTGACTCTGAACTCCATTGTCATGGTGCTTTCGAATGTGGTATTCAACTATATCCTGATTTTCGGTAAGTTCGGTTTCCCGCAACTGGGAATTGCCGGTGCCGCTATCGGTTCTTCATTGGCGGAAATGGTATCGGTGATTTTCTTTATCATTTATACCTGGAAGCGGATTGACTGCAAAAAATATGCATTGAATATATTACCCAAATTCCAAAGAAAGACATTGAAGCGGATTCTCAATGTTTCGGTGTGGACGATGATTCAGAATTTTGTTTCTTTGTCTACCTGGTTCATGTTCTTCCTGTTCGTAGAACATCTGGGAGAACGCTCACTGGCTATCGCCAATATTATCCGCAACGTATCGGGAATACCGTTTATGATTGCAATGGCTTTTGCCGCCACCTGCGGTTCGCTGGTCAGCAACCTCATCGGGGCGGGCGAACAAGATTGTGTTCGAGGAACCATCAGACAACATATCCGTATCGGATACGTATTCGTATTGCCGATTTTGGTTTTCTTCTGTCTGTTTCCCGACCTGATTCTAAGTATTTACACGGATATGCCGGATCTAAGGGCTGCCTCTGTACCTTCATTATGGGTGTTGTGCTCCGCTTATCTGGTGTTAGTACCCGCCAATGTCTATTTCCAATCGGTATCCGGTACAGGAAATACGCGGACTGCATTGGCAATGGAGCTTTGCGTATTGGCAATTTATGTAGCCTATGCCACGTACTTCATTCTCTATCTGAAAATGGATGTCGCCTTCTCTTGGACAACGGAAAGCGTGTATGGTACTTTCATCCTGCTCTTCTGTTATCAATACATGAAGAAAGGAAACTGGCAGAAAAAGAAAATCTAA
- a CDS encoding S9 family peptidase, with the protein MRQANLFMMSAAMLLTACGGTKDAGKTDQVLIKKSDIKIEGKRMTPEALWAMGRIGGFAVSPDGKKIAYTVAYYSVPENKSNREVFVMNADGSDNLQITHTPYQENEVTWIKGGSKLAFLSNDSGSSQLYEMNPDGSERRQLTNYDGDIEGFSISPDGKKLLFISQVKTKDSTVDKYPDLPKATGIIVTDLMYKHWDEWVTMAPHPFIADFDGNSISNVIDILDGEPYESPMRPWGGIEQLAWNTTSDKVAYTCRKKTGLEYAISTNSDIYVYDLNTKKTENITEENKGYDTNPQYSPDGKYIAWQSMERDGYEADLNRLFIMNLETGEKRFVSKAFESNVDAFVWGADAKVIYFTGVWHGESQIYALDLANDSVKAITSGMYDYEGVALFGDKLIAKRHSMSMGDEIYTVALDGSTTQLTQENKQIYDQLEMGKVEGRWMKTTDGKQMLTWVIYPPQFDPNKKYPTLLFCEGGPQSPVSQFWSYRWNFQIMAANDYIIVAPNRRGLPGFGVEWNEQISGDYGGQCMKDYFTAIDEMAKEPYVDKDRLGCVGASFGGFSVYWLAGHHDKRFKAFIAHDGIFNMEMQYLETEEKWFANWDMGGAYWEKQNPVAQRTFANSPHLFVEKWDTPILCIHGEKDYRILANQAMAAFDAAVMRGVPAELLIYPDENHWVLKPQNGVLWQRTFFEWLDKWVKKAPSK; encoded by the coding sequence ATGAGACAAGCTAATTTATTTATGATGTCGGCAGCAATGTTGTTAACTGCCTGCGGAGGAACCAAAGACGCAGGCAAAACGGATCAGGTGCTTATCAAGAAATCGGATATCAAGATCGAAGGGAAGCGTATGACTCCCGAAGCACTTTGGGCTATGGGACGTATCGGCGGATTCGCTGTATCGCCCGACGGAAAGAAAATTGCGTATACGGTAGCGTATTACAGTGTGCCGGAGAACAAGAGTAACCGCGAAGTATTTGTAATGAATGCAGATGGAAGCGATAACCTACAAATTACCCACACTCCTTATCAGGAGAATGAGGTGACTTGGATAAAAGGGGGCAGCAAACTCGCATTCCTAAGCAATGACAGCGGTAGTAGTCAGCTTTATGAGATGAATCCGGATGGTAGCGAACGCAGACAACTGACTAACTACGACGGAGATATCGAGGGATTTTCCATCTCACCGGATGGCAAAAAGCTTTTGTTTATCTCACAAGTAAAGACTAAAGACAGCACAGTAGATAAGTATCCGGATTTACCGAAAGCTACGGGTATCATCGTTACCGACCTGATGTACAAGCATTGGGATGAATGGGTCACGATGGCACCGCATCCGTTCATTGCAGATTTTGATGGAAATAGTATTTCCAATGTCATAGACATTTTGGACGGCGAACCGTATGAAAGTCCGATGAGACCTTGGGGTGGTATCGAACAACTTGCCTGGAATACAACCTCGGACAAAGTGGCTTATACTTGCCGCAAAAAGACGGGACTGGAATATGCGATTTCTACCAACTCGGATATTTATGTATATGACCTGAACACCAAGAAAACGGAAAATATTACTGAAGAAAACAAAGGATATGATACCAATCCACAATACTCACCGGACGGCAAGTATATTGCCTGGCAGAGCATGGAACGTGATGGATACGAAGCGGATCTGAACCGTCTGTTCATCATGAACTTGGAAACCGGCGAGAAGCGTTTTGTGAGCAAGGCATTCGAATCGAATGTAGATGCTTTTGTCTGGGGAGCAGATGCAAAAGTGATCTATTTCACAGGTGTATGGCATGGAGAGTCACAGATTTATGCGCTTGACCTGGCAAATGATTCGGTAAAGGCTATTACTTCAGGAATGTACGATTACGAAGGGGTAGCTCTTTTCGGAGATAAGCTGATCGCGAAACGCCATTCAATGAGTATGGGTGATGAGATTTACACTGTGGCACTGGATGGTTCTACCACTCAACTGACACAGGAGAACAAACAAATCTATGACCAGCTGGAAATGGGTAAAGTGGAAGGTCGCTGGATGAAAACAACAGATGGTAAACAGATGTTGACATGGGTGATTTATCCTCCACAGTTTGATCCGAACAAGAAATATCCGACTTTGCTGTTCTGTGAAGGAGGTCCGCAGAGTCCGGTAAGCCAGTTCTGGTCTTATCGCTGGAACTTCCAGATTATGGCAGCAAATGATTATATCATCGTTGCTCCGAACCGTCGCGGTTTGCCGGGATTTGGTGTGGAATGGAATGAACAGATTAGCGGCGATTACGGTGGCCAGTGTATGAAGGATTACTTCACTGCTATCGATGAAATGGCAAAAGAGCCGTATGTGGACAAAGATCGTCTGGGATGCGTAGGTGCCAGCTTCGGAGGATTCTCCGTATATTGGTTGGCCGGACATCACGACAAACGGTTCAAAGCATTCATTGCTCATGATGGTATCTTCAACATGGAAATGCAGTATCTGGAAACTGAAGAAAAATGGTTTGCCAACTGGGATATGGGAGGCGCATACTGGGAAAAACAGAATCCGGTGGCACAGCGTACGTTTGCCAACTCTCCTCACCTATTCGTAGAGAAATGGGATACTCCTATTCTCTGTATTCATGGAGAAAAAGACTACCGTATTCTGGCTAATCAGGCAATGGCTGCTTTTGATGCTGCCGTGATGCGTGGTGTTCCTGCAGAGTTGCTGATTTATCCGGATGAAAACCACTGGGTATTGAAGCCACAGAATGGAGTGTTATGGCAACGCACATTCTTTGAATGGTTGGATAAATGGGTAAAGAAAGCGCCGTCCAAATAA
- a CDS encoding flavin reductase family protein: MKKLEVKDLKENFFEAIGKEWMLVTAGTKEKFNTMTASWGGIGWLWNKPVAFVFIRPERYTYEFVEESDHLTLSFLGEENKKIHAVCGSKSGRNIDKVKETGLKPVFTEKGNVLFEQARLSLECKKLYADAIKPECFLDKESIEKWYGGAHGGFHKMYIVEIENIYSR, from the coding sequence ATGAAGAAATTAGAAGTAAAAGACCTGAAAGAAAACTTTTTCGAAGCAATCGGAAAAGAGTGGATGCTGGTAACGGCGGGAACAAAAGAGAAGTTTAACACCATGACAGCAAGTTGGGGTGGCATTGGCTGGTTGTGGAATAAACCGGTTGCTTTCGTTTTTATCCGTCCCGAACGGTATACATACGAGTTTGTAGAGGAGAGCGATCACCTGACACTTTCTTTCTTAGGAGAAGAAAATAAGAAGATTCACGCTGTTTGTGGTTCCAAGTCGGGGCGTAATATAGATAAAGTAAAAGAAACCGGATTGAAACCTGTATTTACAGAAAAAGGTAATGTCCTGTTCGAGCAGGCACGTTTGAGTCTGGAATGTAAGAAACTTTATGCTGACGCTATCAAACCGGAATGTTTTCTGGATAAAGAATCAATAGAAAAGTGGTACGGTGGTGCTCATGGAGGTTTCCATAAAATGTATATTGTAGAAATTGAAAATATTTATTCGAGGTAA
- a CDS encoding MBL fold metallo-hydrolase: MGEHICFRRNERLATVNPYWRGNPMVRGRFFNRQHRFRPGMGSVLKWRLSPNPQRKEKKTVKWDPKVCYLRSLDAVVGDSLIWLGHNSFFLQLAGKRIMFDPVFGSIPFVKRQSEFPANPDIFTGIDYLLVSHDHFDHLDKQSIARLLKNNPQMKLFCGLGTGELIQGWFPAMKVIEAGWYQQIEDEGLKITFLPAQHWSKRSVRDGGQRLWGAFMLQGDGISLYYSGDTGYSSHFREIPDLFGAPDYALLGIGAYKPRWFMRPNHISPHESLTAAEEMHAGLTIPMHYGTFDLSDEPLHDPPKVFATEAKKRKIPVEIPYLGEIVKLKKQK; this comes from the coding sequence ATGGGTGAACATATATGTTTTAGGAGAAACGAACGTTTGGCGACAGTCAACCCTTATTGGAGAGGAAATCCGATGGTGCGCGGGCGTTTTTTTAATCGGCAGCATCGCTTCCGTCCGGGGATGGGGAGTGTGCTGAAATGGCGTCTTTCGCCCAATCCCCAACGCAAGGAGAAGAAAACAGTGAAATGGGATCCGAAAGTTTGTTATCTCCGTTCATTGGATGCGGTGGTAGGAGATTCCCTGATATGGCTCGGACATAATTCTTTCTTTCTGCAATTAGCAGGTAAACGGATCATGTTCGATCCTGTGTTCGGCAGTATTCCTTTTGTGAAGAGACAGAGCGAGTTTCCCGCTAATCCTGACATATTTACGGGGATTGATTATCTACTTGTCAGCCATGACCATTTCGATCATCTGGACAAGCAGAGTATAGCCCGCCTATTGAAGAATAACCCGCAAATGAAACTCTTTTGTGGATTGGGAACCGGTGAACTGATTCAGGGATGGTTTCCTGCAATGAAGGTGATTGAAGCCGGATGGTATCAACAAATAGAAGATGAGGGATTGAAGATTACTTTTCTACCGGCACAACACTGGAGCAAACGTTCCGTACGCGATGGCGGCCAGCGATTGTGGGGAGCCTTCATGCTGCAAGGAGATGGAATTTCCCTTTATTACAGTGGTGACACAGGTTATTCCAGTCACTTTCGTGAGATTCCCGATCTGTTCGGAGCACCGGATTATGCTTTGTTGGGTATCGGGGCATATAAACCTCGCTGGTTTATGCGTCCCAATCATATATCGCCTCACGAGTCTTTGACTGCTGCCGAAGAAATGCATGCAGGACTTACTATTCCCATGCATTATGGCACATTCGATTTGTCTGACGAGCCTTTGCATGATCCCCCGAAAGTCTTTGCAACAGAGGCCAAGAAACGGAAGATTCCGGTGGAAATTCCTTATTTGGGAGAGATCGTGAAATTGAAGAAACAGAAATGA